The Physeter macrocephalus isolate SW-GA unplaced genomic scaffold, ASM283717v5 random_422, whole genome shotgun sequence genome has a segment encoding these proteins:
- the LOC102988943 gene encoding ephrin type-A receptor 10: PWEEDEIRRDRVEPQSVSLSWREPIPAGAPGANGTEYEIRYYEKGQSEQTYSTVKTGEPAVTVTNLKPATRYVFQIRAASPGPSWETQSFNPSIEVQTPGEAASGSKDQSPAVVVTIVTISALLVLGSVMSVLAIWRRTCSYGKGGRDAHDEEELYFHFKVPTRRTFVDPQSCGDPLLAVHLFAKELDAKSVTLERSLGTGRFGELCFGCLQLPGRQELPVAVHTLREGCSDLQRLSFLAEALTLGQFDHSHVVRLEGVVTRGSTLMIVTEYMSHGALDGFLRRHEGQLVAVQLMGLLPGLASAMKYLSEMGYVHRGLAARRVLVSSDLICKISGFGRGPRDRAEAVYTTMSGRSPALWAAPETLQFGHFSSASDVWSFGVVMWEVMAFGERPYWDMSGHDVIKAVEDGFRLPPPRHCPSPLHRLMLDCWQKDPGERPRFCQLHGLLSKMVQDPEPPKCADTTCARPPTPLADRAFSTFPSFGSVGAWLEALDLGRYKDSFAAAGYGSLEAVAVMTAQDLVSLGISSVEHREDLLSGISALRARVLQLQGRGVQV, from the exons CACCATGGGAGGAGGATGAGATCCGCAGGGACCGAGTGGAGCCCCAGAGTGTGTCCCTGTCATGGCGGGAGCCCATCCCCGCTGGAGCCCCTGGGGCCAACGGCACGGAGTATGAGATTAGATACTATGAGAAG GGTCAGAGTGAGCAGACTTACTCCACGGTGAAGACAGGGGAGCCTGCGGTCACCGTCACCAACCTCAAGCCGGCTACCCGCTACGTCTTTCAGATCCGGGCGGCTTCCCCGGGGCCCTCCTGGGAGACCCAGAGCTTCAACCCCAGCATTGAAGTGCAGACCCCGGGGGAGG CTGCCTCGGGGTCCAAGGACCAGAGCCCCGCAGTCGTCGTCACCATTGTGACCATCTCAGCCCTCCTCGTCCTGGGCTCTGTGATGAGCGTGCTGGCCATTTGGAGGAG GACCTGCAGCTATGGCAAAGGAGGTCGGGACGCCCATGATGAGGAGGAGCTGTATTTCCACT TCAAAGTCCCAACTCGCCGCACATTCGTGGATCCCCAGAGCTGTGGGGACCCGCTGCTCGCTGTTCATCTGTTTGCCAAGGAGCTGGATGCGAAAAGCGTCACGCTGGAGAGGAGCCTTGGAACAG GGCGGTTTGGGGAGCTGTGCTTCGGCTGCCTGCAGCTTCCGGGCCGCCAGGAGCTCCCCGTGGCCGTGCACACGCTGAGGGAGGGCTGCTCCGACTTGCAGAGGCTCAGCTTCCTGGCCGAGGCCCTCACCTTGGGCCAGTTCGACCACAGCCATGTGGTGCGGCTGGAGGGCGTCGTCACCCGAG GAAGCACCTTGATGATCGTCACTGAGTACATGAGCCATGGGGCCCTTGACGGCTTCCTCAGG CGGCATGAGGGCCAGCTGGTGGCTGTGCAACTGATGGGGCTGCTGCCTGGCCTGGCGTCGGCCATGAAGTATCTGTCGGAAATGGGCTACGTCCACCGGGGCCTGGCGGCCCGCCGGGTGCTGGTCAGCAGCGACCTCATCTGCAAGATCTCCGGCTTTGGGCGGGGACCTCGGGACCGAGCAGAGGCTGTCTACACCACCATG AGCGGCCGGAGCCCAGCACTGTGGGCCGCCCCCGAGACGCTTCAGTTTGGCCACTTCAGCTCCGCCAGCGATGTTTGGAGCTTCGGTGTCGTCATGTGGGAGGTGATGGCCTTTGGGGAGCGGCCCTACTGGGACATGTCTGGCCACGAC GTGATCAAAGCCGTGGAGGATGGCTTCCGGCTGCCACCCCCCAGGCACTGCCCGTCCCCCCTGCACCGACTGATGCTTGACTGCTGGCAAAAGGACCCAGGTGAGCGGCCCAGGTTCTGCCAGCTCCATGGCCTCCTGAGCAAGATGGTGCAGGATCCAGAACCCCCGAAGTGTGCCGACACTACCTGTGCCAG GCCTCCCACGCCCCTGGCGGACCGTGCCTTCTCCACCTTCCCATCCTTTGGCTCCGTGGGCGCGTGGCTGGAGGCCCTGGACCTGGGCCGCTACAAGGACAGCTTCGCTGCCGCCGGCTATGGGAGCCTGGAGGCTGTGGCCGTCATGACTGCCCA GGACCTGGTGAGCCTGGGCATCTCATCGGTGGAACACCGGGAGGACCTCCTCAGCGGGATCAGTGCCCTGCGGGCCCGGGTGCTCCAGCTGCAGGGCCGGGGGGTGCAGGTGTGA